Within the Candidatus Flexicrinis proximus genome, the region CGCGAGTAGCGGAAATCCACCTGTGACGCGGCCTTGATGAGTGCGTCCAACGTGCGCTGCTCGATCAGCAGCACATCTCGCTCGGCAATTGCGTCAGTGATGGTGCGGCCATCGCTGAGCTGCGTCGCGGCGTTGGTGCGGTTGATGCGCTGAATCAGGGTACGGTACGCGGACAGCGCTTCGGCCAGTTCGCGCAGGATCGTTTCCGGGTTCTCATGAGGCGTTTCGCCGTCCTGAACTCGGGCGTTCTGCGCGAGCCGGGTCTGGATTTCGGTCAGGCGCTTTTTGATGTCGGCGCGCTGAACCAGAGCTTCGGCCAGCTTCATGGAACCCCTTTCTGTTAGGTTTATGCCATCTGTGAGCCATCGTCACCCACGTCCGGCGGTCGACACGCCTGCGCGCTGCCGATGTCCACATGTCGACAGTGTACGCCCGCCGCGCCCCGATGTTGACCCGCTTATTGGGGAGTTTCGCGCGGGTCGATAAACCACAGCACCGCGGCCGTCACTGCCTCGGAAATTAGCGCCACCCACGCCGCCCCAAGCGCGCCATACGCCGGTAGTACGACCAGCGCTGCGGCGGCCTGCCCCGCCAGTGCGATCAGCG harbors:
- a CDS encoding DIP1984 family protein, which produces MKLAEALVQRADIKKRLTEIQTRLAQNARVQDGETPHENPETILRELAEALSAYRTLIQRINRTNAATQLSDGRTITDAIAERDVLLIEQRTLDALIKAASQVDFRYSRTEIKLVATVNVAEQRRTLDAVAKTLRELDLAIQRINWEVDVLE